The following are encoded in a window of Acropora muricata isolate sample 2 chromosome 6, ASM3666990v1, whole genome shotgun sequence genomic DNA:
- the LOC136920757 gene encoding aminoacyl tRNA synthase complex-interacting multifunctional protein 2-like isoform X2 encodes MLKLSFSSLATNGSSKSLQSLEKRQDDMLLELHRLKATVEKMAISLGVSLPSYRVKTTPSTQDLVISASPSDPPLIICTLQHIMKQRGLLHSTASYTHSSVEGCIPEHVRTGFHNFSSSRKEKNRAPVILTILWKKEQHLPYLVVSPCSHTALFGEITIARYLCRTFMPDLYGDLTPEESAVADNWIDQSLEGSKVVKNLEAKLGKQQWIVGSAMSLADVVLASCIVKKGGGKALSDNLNKWFERIPGLPPC; translated from the exons ATGTTGAAGCTGTCTTTCTCGTCGCTTGCTACAAAT GGTTCTTCAAAGAGCTTGCAATCGTTGGAAAAAAGGCAAGACGATATGTTATTGGAACTCCATAGACTAAAAGCTACTGTTGAAAAGATGGCAATCAGTCTTGGAGTTTCACTTCCGTCATACAGAGTGAAA ACAACACCAAGTACTCAAGATCTGGTAATTTCAGCTTCTCCATCAGACCCACCATTGATTATTTGCACTCTTCAACACATAATGAAGCAGAGAGGATTGCTGCACTCTACAGCAAGTTATACTCACTCGTCAGTTGAGGGATGCATTCCTGAACATGTCAGAACAGGCTttcataacttttccagttcaCGCAAAGAGAAAAATCGAGCACCAGTCATCTTAACTATTCTATGGAAAAAAG AACAACATCTTCCATATCTTGTGGTATCTCCCTGCTCTCACACAGCTCTTTTTGGTGAAATAACTATTGCACGTTACCTCTGTCGCACTTTCATGCCTGACTTATATGGTGACTTGACACCTGAAGAGTCTGCTGTAGCAGACAACTGGATCGACCAATCACTTGAGGGAAGTAAAGTTGTTAAAAATTTGGAGGCAAAGTTAGGGAAGCAGCAATGGATTGTTGGAAGTGCAATGAGCCTTGCAGATGTTGTGCTGGCCTCATGTATTGTCAAGAAAGGTGGTGGTAAAGCACTGTCTGACAATTTGAACAAGTGGTTTGAGAGAATTCCTGGACTACCACCATGTTAA
- the LOC136920757 gene encoding aminoacyl tRNA synthase complex-interacting multifunctional protein 2-like isoform X3, translating to MACVEGSSKSLQSLEKRQDDMLLELHRLKATVEKMAISLGVSLPSYRVKTTPSTQDLVISASPSDPPLIICTLQHIMKQRGLLHSTASYTHSSVEGCIPEHVRTGFHNFSSSRKEKNRAPVILTILWKKEQHLPYLVVSPCSHTALFGEITIARYLCRTFMPDLYGDLTPEESAVADNWIDQSLEGSKVVKNLEAKLGKQQWIVGSAMSLADVVLASCIVKKGGGKALSDNLNKWFERIPGLPPC from the exons ATGGCTTGTGTGGAG GGTTCTTCAAAGAGCTTGCAATCGTTGGAAAAAAGGCAAGACGATATGTTATTGGAACTCCATAGACTAAAAGCTACTGTTGAAAAGATGGCAATCAGTCTTGGAGTTTCACTTCCGTCATACAGAGTGAAA ACAACACCAAGTACTCAAGATCTGGTAATTTCAGCTTCTCCATCAGACCCACCATTGATTATTTGCACTCTTCAACACATAATGAAGCAGAGAGGATTGCTGCACTCTACAGCAAGTTATACTCACTCGTCAGTTGAGGGATGCATTCCTGAACATGTCAGAACAGGCTttcataacttttccagttcaCGCAAAGAGAAAAATCGAGCACCAGTCATCTTAACTATTCTATGGAAAAAAG AACAACATCTTCCATATCTTGTGGTATCTCCCTGCTCTCACACAGCTCTTTTTGGTGAAATAACTATTGCACGTTACCTCTGTCGCACTTTCATGCCTGACTTATATGGTGACTTGACACCTGAAGAGTCTGCTGTAGCAGACAACTGGATCGACCAATCACTTGAGGGAAGTAAAGTTGTTAAAAATTTGGAGGCAAAGTTAGGGAAGCAGCAATGGATTGTTGGAAGTGCAATGAGCCTTGCAGATGTTGTGCTGGCCTCATGTATTGTCAAGAAAGGTGGTGGTAAAGCACTGTCTGACAATTTGAACAAGTGGTTTGAGAGAATTCCTGGACTACCACCATGTTAA
- the LOC136920757 gene encoding aminoacyl tRNA synthase complex-interacting multifunctional protein 2-like isoform X1, protein MASSVAISMYSLPTFYDNVEVPLPKNMYNLPSYYETKVESMGSSKSLQSLEKRQDDMLLELHRLKATVEKMAISLGVSLPSYRVKTTPSTQDLVISASPSDPPLIICTLQHIMKQRGLLHSTASYTHSSVEGCIPEHVRTGFHNFSSSRKEKNRAPVILTILWKKEQHLPYLVVSPCSHTALFGEITIARYLCRTFMPDLYGDLTPEESAVADNWIDQSLEGSKVVKNLEAKLGKQQWIVGSAMSLADVVLASCIVKKGGGKALSDNLNKWFERIPGLPPC, encoded by the exons ATGGCGTCTTCAGTAGCGATATCTATGTATAGTTTGCCGACTTTTTACGACAATGTGGAAGTCCCACTACCAAAAAACATGTACAACTTACCCAGTTACTATGAAACAAAGGTAGAGTCAATG GGTTCTTCAAAGAGCTTGCAATCGTTGGAAAAAAGGCAAGACGATATGTTATTGGAACTCCATAGACTAAAAGCTACTGTTGAAAAGATGGCAATCAGTCTTGGAGTTTCACTTCCGTCATACAGAGTGAAA ACAACACCAAGTACTCAAGATCTGGTAATTTCAGCTTCTCCATCAGACCCACCATTGATTATTTGCACTCTTCAACACATAATGAAGCAGAGAGGATTGCTGCACTCTACAGCAAGTTATACTCACTCGTCAGTTGAGGGATGCATTCCTGAACATGTCAGAACAGGCTttcataacttttccagttcaCGCAAAGAGAAAAATCGAGCACCAGTCATCTTAACTATTCTATGGAAAAAAG AACAACATCTTCCATATCTTGTGGTATCTCCCTGCTCTCACACAGCTCTTTTTGGTGAAATAACTATTGCACGTTACCTCTGTCGCACTTTCATGCCTGACTTATATGGTGACTTGACACCTGAAGAGTCTGCTGTAGCAGACAACTGGATCGACCAATCACTTGAGGGAAGTAAAGTTGTTAAAAATTTGGAGGCAAAGTTAGGGAAGCAGCAATGGATTGTTGGAAGTGCAATGAGCCTTGCAGATGTTGTGCTGGCCTCATGTATTGTCAAGAAAGGTGGTGGTAAAGCACTGTCTGACAATTTGAACAAGTGGTTTGAGAGAATTCCTGGACTACCACCATGTTAA